The Streptomyces vinaceus genome contains the following window.
GGGGGCGTTCTTGATCTGCTCCTTGGTGCGGTCGACGAAGATCTTCCGCTCCTCCGGGTCGATCTTGACGACCGTGCGCGCCGGCAGCAGGACCTCCTTGCCGAAGATCCATACGCCGGTGTCGACGACCAGGTAGGCGTCACCGACCTCGTCGGAGTGCTTGTCGACCTTGCCGATGCTCCCGTCGGTCGCCTCGACCTTGTAGCCGGTCAGATCGGTACCGGCCAGGTGACCCGCGGTCGGCTGGTAACTCCACAGATGTTCAGTCACGCGAAAACAACTCCTCGGTCAATGGGGACGGCGGGGAAATGCCTCTCCGCCGGTCCTCCTTGTTCCGTACGTCGTGCTGGGCGGCCGTGCTGATTCCGCCTGGACTTCGCTTGCCCCACCGTGTCGAATTCACGCACCCGGATCGAATTCGAGACCGGGGCGGCCGTCGATCACCGGAAGGCTTTCGTACGGCTACCAGCGGTACCAGCGGCCGCTACTTCCCTTCGGGCGGGCGACGAATCCGATGAGCCACAGCACCAGGAGTGCGATAGCGACCCACCAGAGAATCTTGAGCGCGAAACCCGCGCCGGCGAGGATCAGGATGAGCAGAAGAACGAGAAGCAGGGGAACCATAGTTATCAACCTCCGAAGCGCCGTGTGCCCGACCGCATCCGGGACATGCATGCCTTTTTTATTTGTTTCTTAACCCGATGGCGGGGCAAGTGCGCCGTGACCCACGGCATGCACAGCTCAACGAGGAGGATCCGCGATGGCGGTTCGCCACTCAGCCCGTGAGGAGATGACGGGCGGTCGTCCCCTCGTCGCGGCGGACGTCCTGGGCCTCTTCGCCGCTCAGGCTCTGCTGGCCACGTGCATCGCCGCCGTCGCCCTGGTCCTGCCGGTGTCGACGGCAGCCCTCGCCATCGCCGGCCTGGTCGCGGCAGCAGCCGCGGTGACCGCGCTTGCCGGCAAGCAGCGGAGAGCACACCGCTGAACCACCGATGGAGCCACCGATCCCGC
Protein-coding sequences here:
- a CDS encoding PRC-barrel domain-containing protein; amino-acid sequence: MTEHLWSYQPTAGHLAGTDLTGYKVEATDGSIGKVDKHSDEVGDAYLVVDTGVWIFGKEVLLPARTVVKIDPEERKIFVDRTKEQIKNAPEFHRDKHLGDAGYREELGTYYGTGAPFGGRPA
- a CDS encoding hydrophobic protein, encoding MVPLLLVLLLILILAGAGFALKILWWVAIALLVLWLIGFVARPKGSSGRWYRW
- a CDS encoding phage holin family protein; its protein translation is MAVRHSAREEMTGGRPLVAADVLGLFAAQALLATCIAAVALVLPVSTAALAIAGLVAAAAAVTALAGKQRRAHR